TTCGACTTGCGAAGCTCCACCATATGCAATGAGGGTGCTACTTCAAAAACCTTGGAGATGCACACATTTTAGTTTCTAGATACATAATCTCAAAGAAGATACATTAGCTTTCAACTGCCTTACTTCGGTCGCGATAGCTAAATGCCCTTTCCTCCCAGGTTTTTCTCCTTCAAGCTTTATCTGAGATGCAAGAGAAATATGTTGGTAACAACCTTTGTAAGAAACAACAACAAACACTATCGCTGCCGCGACATCAAGAGCAAGGGAATAATGAGCCAATGGAAGAACCAAGTAAAGTTGTTTTTCCAAACACAAAGGTCCGAAAAAAATGAAACCAAGAGGTAGACGGAAAGGAGGAGCAAACCTTGTAATTATGTTTCTTGACACTAAATCCCAGAGGTTTTGCTGCTGATTCAATTTTCGAAAGTATCTCATCTGCAGGGAGCTTTGACGTAAATCTTATTTCACGCTCGACATGGCCCTGTCACAATGAAGGTTTGCATCCGTAATAATACTATCAGTTATATGATAATCATAAGTATAACAAATTGATACTGTAAAACAGAGGTACAGGAAAGAGGGAGCTGAGAACCTGTCGCCAAATTTTACATGATTTGCGCAAAGCAAATGCCATTCTTGGAATAAAGAAATAGTATTTACTATGTACAACTATGAAAGGGGCAACTTTATGGCAAAGAAATGCATCAGTTAACTAAGATGAGATCTAGCATCTGTTGGTTTACAAGACTAGTTTTGGAGAAATGTTACAAACTACAAAGTGCATTATCATCTTACGAGAATAGAGTATGATATATATAAAACATGAAGTAGCATGCATAAATAATCCTAGAATCCAAtccgttttttttttttggaattggaGAAGTGCTAATTTTCAAGAATATGTTGGAAATCCTTTATTATAATCATTCACGCCTTAAACATATTTTGATGCTAGAAAGTTGCATAGGTTGGCCGTTGCATAAGGATTACATTACCCCCAATTTCTACAAAATACAAGATGCTCTGACCATGGAACAAAGGGTAAGCAACAATAATGTCTTCCTAATCAGGAGCAATAATGTCTTCCTAATCAGGAACAAATTCTCATCTTTTATATAACACATTGGACGAACAATAATTCTGGAATTACTCACCATTTGCTTGTCGAAAAGTGTGCCAAGGTTAAAACCCTGAGACTTAGAGATGAGCTCAAAGGCATTCATTGCGACTGGCTTTTCTTCATGTCTCTCAACAACCATATCCGATAGCTCCTGCACAAATaagtaattataaaattatttgaaaccaGATCTATGGATCTAAGTTTCAAGTTGAACTTATGTAAAAGACCGTATCATCAATAATGTTATGAAAATTGTCACTTTTTACGCAACTATATTCCACTTATTGCTCCTGAATAgtgttttacttaattttttagtTCTAGATTATACATGTATATCTTAGCATTCTCATTTTTACGGATTGATTTCTTTTCCCAACACCCTAATTCTTTGATTATACAATAAATTGTACATGGAAAACTTCCCTTTTAGCCTAAGGGTCACAAAAAAGATAAAACTCCTCCCTGTTTCACCCACACTTTTCCTATTAATGATATCTTTCTCATCATCTCATCCGTGAATGATAATCAACATGCTTGGCTCTTACAACATCACCATCCGTTCATAAAGTCAAGCATGCGTCTTGGATGTTGTCTTTCATTCATCCCCTTGTTTTTGCCGAATTTGGTGGTATTCACTTTGAAGTCAACTTTTGAAAAAGATCACAGCAGACGGAGTTGATCTAAGAGATCATAAGGAATTGGGAAATGATAGCCAATAGTAATTTTGTTCACACCCCAACTACCGATGCACAAGCATCAAGAACCATCTTTTCCAATAAATAAGCAAGGTTGGGATGACGCAAGGGCTCTCAGAATAGGCCCTTACTGATATATTCTCCACCTGTCTTTGCAGCTATGTTCTTCTACACTCATCCAATATACAACTTTGATGAGAATAGAAGAGCAGGGAAAGAAGTCAATGCAATGCTAAATATCCCTCACGGGAGTAACTAGGAGCTATCTCGACAGAGACAAGATCTACAAATTTCTTTGAGAGTGGTTGTACTTAATGGGGACGGTTAGCAGCTGACTCATTGTTGTATAAAAGAAGAAGAGCAAAGGTAGAATTTTTTTACTACCCTTTAAAACTTGATTCTGAAGAGCAAATTTTGCCCCTCCTTTTGATAATTCAGACATCCCTACAAGCTTAAAAGGTACTAATTCAATGTTAACACTATCTTTTGTGAAAGAATTAGTGTGGAAGATAGCCATCGTGGAGAGTTCTCCTGTTAAATTGTTAAGGTCTTCCAAGAAGTAGATGGCAAGCATCCATGGAGAACATATCACCATAGACCACATCTTGTGTTtgtcaccaatagagaaattgAACAAGGCAACCTTACCTTGCTTTCTCTATTCTTATCCAGCCAAATGAGTTTTTAAGGCCTTGGATGATTCTTCACCATTCTGGTTGAAACAACATCGTCAAAGCTTTCATTGTCGATGATGATGCCACAAACCTTTCCATGAGAGGTACACTATGGAAAATAATACAACGCGACCAATAGGGATCATCCTCCATACATTGGACGCTCAAGTTTTGAAACAAGGAGCTGACCTTGACCTACATAGATGATATCCTCCTTTGTTTTTGTTTGGATAACATGTTCTTCTCCATACTTAGTTTCTTCATCAATAAGGGCAATGGTATATTGATTTGAACAATCCACTGTAAAACATCAATGATCATGGCACTTAAAACATTGACCAGAGCTAGTTTCTAATGGCAATACCTCCTCGTTGCTTTGTGGTTTCTTTAAACACGTCAATTGTGAGGATACATAAGGTTCTGTGGGAATAACACCAACCTGGTTGAAAGAACTCCCTTGAATTGAATGCGGTTGAAGGTCAATTTGACGACAACAATAGAAGTCCAATAAGGCTGTAGCTGCACAACATTTGATAGTTCTAAATGTAAGCCACCTAGAAAATGAGTAATGATTTGCTTCTCAAGTTCTTCCACATATCACTTCAAAACATAAGATGCTCAAATCCAGCTGTATATTCTTCCACAGATTTGGCTTGTTGTCTAAATTGAGGAACTTAAGATATGCATCTTGCTTATAGGCTGCTGGCAAAAACTTCTTTAAGTCCATCTTGTCCCATGTTTTGATCCACTGTTTTCCTTCATTCTCTATGCCTTTGTAAGATTATCCCACCAAATGGAAGCATATTTCTTGAGATTGATGGCTATGTTCCTCACCATCCAATTCTCATGAATGTTCCTATAGTCAAACACTTGCTCCAAAGTGTTTAGTCAATCAATAAATTCATCAAGATACAGCATACTTTCAATTTTAGAATAAAACCTTAATGCTAAAATCATAATTGGCATCCCGAGTCTGCCTATACCATGAAGATGAGCCGACTCACAAGATGGTTCAAAACGATTATTATGAAAACCATTAATAACCTCTTCAACCTCTAGATCTCATTTTCATTATTTGAGGAGGTTCATCATGTCATCTCATCAAAGTCGTAGCTCAAGTTGTTGAATTTGTCTTCACAATTCAGCAATTTCCACTTCACAAAGACCATGCTCATGTGCCACTATTGATTAGGCATTTTTGTGCACAATGATCAACCATAATTGAGCTTTGATACCATAAGATGTTGAGGCAAACCATGAACTCGGGATCTAAAAAAGCATAATAGGGGACTAAATACTCTCAAGATCCTAAGAGATATAGGCTAAGAATCACCACTCTCAAATTGAAAGTAGAGAAAACTTACCACTCGAAAGAGATAGAGAGATACCGAGAAGAACTTCACTCTAAGAAATAACTTGTATATTGCTCTAGAACCTTGCACCTTCATTTGAactcttatttataaaacctCCTGGGACAACTCTTCAAGTAGGCATTTAATACGACTTTAAGTCTTTCAAACATTCTGTTAAGTATGACTCTTGGTAACCATCAAACACCTTCAAAATGAAAAATCTATTCTTTAATCACCCTCGGAGACTCCACTACTACATAAGTCAAAACATTTGACTTTCCTCCTCTTTGATTGTCGTATCATTTTTCCTTCCTTGCCGTGTCATCAATCTTCATAAACTAATCACTTAGCATGATATCAAATGAAAATAATGTATATCAAGGAGGTCTATCTTCAAATCATTGATGACTTCATCTAGTACTCACCTAAAAGCATGAGACTTAAAACTACcccttgaaccaaacctataatTGTAGGAAAATCATCTGTTGCACACTAGATAGCTCTAACCATGCACATCATTTATCATATCAATATAATTAATAGATACTTTTTCATCCTGTAAAATTGACCATAGTAATTATCCAAAAACTATCATAAGCTTGGGGCCTATATGATTATCAAAATGACAAAAAAATACCCTTGACTCATTGAAGATGTCATCTACATCGTCAAGATTAATATCAGCTGTTTCAAAGTGGGGTGGCTGATAATCCTTCTTAAACCAATCATTCTCAATAACTTGTTGAATTGTTATGCGCTGCAAAAAAATTTGTCCCATATCAGGAACACCCAATATTTTCAATACCAACGTTTCAGATTAATCAAACAATTTTCTCGAGCTGGTCAAGCTTTTAGGcacaaaaaaaaaactcacaGTTAAAGGGTCTGGATCTAAAATCCTCTGAATCAATTTCTTGGCACTTGTCGAAAACCAGGGCGGACAGGAGAAGTCAGCTTTGAAGATCTGTGAGAACTCCATAATAGAGACTGGTAAGTTTGTCCAAAGAATACCAGAACCATTATTTAGCTAGAATGTTGAAAATTAAGATAGTTTTACAGTATCTTACCTTTTTGTATAATGACATTAGGTTGGAATCTTCGAAAGGCAAAAATCCTGCCATGAGGATGTAAAGGATTACGCCACACGACCATAAATCTGCCTTGGCTCCATCATAACCTTTGTGCTTGACAACCTATGGAGAATAGATAAAATCATAGAAAATTGATCCATGATACTGATGCAATGAATCCACTAAAAATACCTCAGGTGCAACATAATTTGGAGTACCACATGTAGTGTAAAGTTTTCCATCCTCCTACAATGGCAAAGTAACTGAGTTCAATAGACATTGTTTCATTAATTTTCCAATTATTTGCTCCACATCATCCCTTCTCACACTTCAACAATTTACTTGCAAGAAGTGTGTTTGAACAAATAGAAAGGCATAATTACCTTTCTCCAAAGAAAAACAAATGGTTATCTAATATGTATGCATAGTCTGTAAATAGGGAACAATATAACCAACAATAAGACATCTCTCAAACTGTCAACATTGTAATAGTTCATAGTAAAACACAACGTATACAAACTACATTGATATTAAGTAACGAACTTACATGAACTTGCTGAGGTAATGCACTGAGTCCAAAATCTGTGATCTTAAGAGTACCATTGGCATCCAACAAGAGATTCTCAGGCTGTTATTATCAGTTCTAAGTAAGAcaccataattaaataaattatattatttatttattaagcaCACTATTGATACTCAACCTTAAGATCCCGATGAAAAACTCCTTTACTATGGCAATAATCTACAGCATTAATTAGTTGTTGAAAGTATTTTCTAGCTTCATCCTCCTTTAATTTTCCATTACGAGCCTAGAACAAGAAAATTACAAATTAGCAAAAGAAAACAAGTGATAAGGATATCCTTCACTGCTTTCTCCCTAAGAATACAATTGCATGCTAGAATAACTCTTTCTTACAATCTTGTCAAAGAGTTCGCCCCCAGTCACAAATTCCATGACTATGTATATCTTTGTCTTGCTAGCCATCACCTACAACACAAGATTTGAGCAGTCAGCACTAGCTCTCTCTTAATTATATAAGAGCAGCATGGAAGGTAGAACATTTCAGATTatagactatatatatataagctgaAATGGAAAAAAGTAGATAGAAAATTTGAAAGACTGGTCCATTTGAGGAAGTTTTGCATCAGCAAATATAAACAGATTAAAATTCTAGGTAGATATTTGAACAAACTATATTTTCCTACTAGATTTGTCATCGGAGAGAAACTAAACGAAGAGGTGATTCCCAAATAAATGCCATAAGTGAAAATTGTAGCCAAATGCTTTGCTTCACCTCATACATCCGTATGACATTCGGATGTCTGATCAGTTTCATTGTTGAGATCTCACGTTTTATCTGCATATAAAAATAACAGATGGTTTAGCTTATCTACAAGGGTATCAGGAACTTTCCGATATGGTATCCAAAGCAAATACATCAGTTCGGAGAGCCAAAACAGTAAGAATATCATATGATGATAAGTATCATTACTAACTGCTCAGTGAATGGCCACTCCACTTATAAAGCatgaaaaatacaagaaaaaagTTTCGTCAAAGAGACAGAACCAAGATTACAAGTTGAATATAGAGAATTTACGTCCATGCAAATCATCAGGAAAGAGTAAGCAGCAATATCGCATTTTTCCTGACCTGACCGACCATCTTATGCCGCAAGATCTTTTCTTTGTCGAGAATCTTGATGGCGACGCCCTCCCCTGTCTCCACGCTCTTGGCAAACTTCACCTTGGCGAAGGTCCCCACGCCGAGCGTCCGGCCTAGCTCGTACTTCCCAACCCTCGTCATCCTCCCCACCGAAGCCATTCTTCCTCCCCTTCTCTTCCCACTCAACCCCCACCAAAAAAACGGCAGACGGCAACAGGAAATTCCCAAATCCGCCGCCTCCCCGGAAGTCAAGATCTCTTCTTGTTACAGGGCTGCCACGCCTGCGACTTCCCTTTGACAACGTTCATCGCAGCCGCGCGAATAAGTCTGGCCGAGCTGCGGGGAGATTGCTCTCCGGCGGACATGCTACGGGAGGGGAAGGAGTGGAAGAGGAGCGATGCGGTGCGGGGTTTGGATATGGGAAGAGACGAGAAAAACGGGATTTTTAATGGGAAAAGAGATGGAAAGTGGCCCATAGGAGAAGTCAAAAACAGGGAACGCTGATGTTGGGAAATTTGTCAAAAAAAGGACACTTTTAAAAAGTTATCtctaataatataaaattatttttaaatattattgtattaaaatatttaatattaacttatcaaaattacttaaatttattaaaatcattCCAACTTAATCAAATATACGTACGTGCCAAAAGTTACAACAATTATATAATACAGTAATAATTTTGATcacatttattaaaaataaatttatttatttattttaatatgttataataattataactggAACCGCTACACTACACGTGGTCAGTTACTACAGCTCACTTGTAGTGCTACAATAGTCTGAATTTTAGAATAAAAAGTATGATAGATTGTCTTGTTTAATTTTTTCCAAAATCAGACATctgttaacaataataaaaataagagggtcattttaatttttaccctacttttttttttctcgtgAACTATCTTGCGTCATTCTCAAAATGCACCTAACAtttattaacttttaaaaatatccTTTCAAAAATTTACTCGActgataaattttaattataaaaagctaGTAAACTATAGGTATTTAAAATTACCTAAACATGGGTTAAAAAAAAGGGTCAAATTCACGCTGGTAAATATTAGAATTATATATGATCCGGTGGTGAAAGAGGGGGGGTCTGGTCGTATAGTGGTCAACGATATGTGGAAGTCAAAGTTAAGAGGGGTAGGCCAATGTTCTGACCGACCGGGGAGGTCACCTCGCCGATCGACCGTGATAGCGCCCAGGCCGGCGCGAAGACAGCTCGATCgcaggtcgggtttccgatgctcaggggTTCTCGTATAAAAGAGTCGATGCGCCGAGCGACACGTCCGCTCGGTCGAGCTACCGAATGACTAAGGATGCATGCCCGTCCAAGTACGcgaccgagcggctctcccgctcggcctagcaacgGACAAGAGACGGAAGAGGACAAAATGGGCAGCtggcgatatccttctcgagacatgcgcCGCCGACAGACAGCATGATCGGCAGCCGGACCGGACAaaagatcgtacggtggaagtttccactgtcgtcTGTCGTGTCGGAGATATGCTCGAACGATTGTGGTATGACATCAGACGTACTTTTCCGACACGTCCATTTTGAGGTATgcttgggaagcgtgcatgccTCGACGCACGTGCATTCACCTCCCCGGGgacctatataaggacccctagacttcgacggaggtatgcgatatttttcactgtagctacagtctcgTTATTCTGCTTTCGCTTCTTCTCccccttgcctgacttgagcatcggagggccgtcacggggaaccccttcccggctcggctttgCTGCAAGTTCACCGAAGGTCCTTGTCATCTTGGAGGTCATCAGAAGATAGGATAaagcgtcacgtccccagcgtctaTCGACTcgactctcagacaggatcaaattggcgtcgtctgtgggaacgcacctgaattcgAGCAAAGAAGATGGAAGGAGCTGGACGAATGCACGTCGTGACGctctctcaagaggagctcgacgctcttatCGAGGCGAGAGCAGCAAAGATAGTGGAGCAGCAACAGCAAAAGGCATTAGCCAAGCGGATGGCGCAGCAGGCGACCTCGGCATCGGGCGGCCGAGCGGCTCAAGAAGATCGACCGGAGCAGTACTCCACTTGGGCACAGAATAAAGGTCAGACCGGCACACCAGGAGACACGCTGCCCGCCcctattccattccatcgagccttgTTCCAGACTCCGTCTGAGCTAGCTCAAACCAACCAAGAGTCATCTGATGAAGCCCCCGCCCGGGATGTTAAAAAGGGAAAGGCACCTCAAACCgggtcatctcccgagcggattaatcgccaatttttcGAAGTAATCTTGCAGGACCCGCTCCCGAGGCACTACGCCCACTGGCGATCGGGGAGTACAGTGGCACAACCGGCCCGGACGACCATCTCAGTAAGTTCGACAATgccgctactctccatcaatacaccgacaaAGTCAAATgtagggtcttcctcaccaccttGTCCGACTCGGCCCAACGTTGGTTCcgaagactgccagaagagtcaATTcggagcttcaaagacttccgaacggtattcctccaccacttcgccaacagtcgacgctatcagaagactagcgtTAGCTTattttccatgaagcaagggtcgagagagagcctccgagcttacatccagcatTTCAACCAAGCGGCCATGGATATCCCCACAGTCTCATCCAAGACAATGATGCACGTCTTCACTCAGGGCTTAGTCGACGgagatttcttccgctcgctcatccgaaAGTTGCCCCGCGACTACGACCATATACTGAAGAAGGCAAACgaatatatcaatgtggaagaagctcaggcgGCCAGGAGAAAAGAAGCCCCATCCGAGCCTTCAGCACAGGCCGAGCGGAGGTCGTCGGTCagccatcagccaccaagaggaccccGCGCTGAGGGAACACGCCCTCATCAGGAAACAAGGCCGCACGATGTCCAACATGTGGCAGCCGATCGGCCCAAGCAAAAAGGAAAGGTAtgaactcccatgttttgttcgcttCACCAAtcagcaacccacaacacccgtGATTGTCGGAGTCTCGGTCCGATTGCTCACCCGGCGCCGAGAAGCTATCGATGTCGATCACCTTCGCCCGATCGATGCCATCAACACCAGAGTACCGGACGACGGGTGGCCAGGGAGTCCCCCGAGCGGCAATATCACCATCAATTGAGGGTCAATCCCCGAGTCTCACAAGAACAAATaggaccgtccgctcgggaggaagaaaataggaacAACACTGCTCGGGccgagatcaacatcattgctggTGGACCAACGGGCGGCGACTCAAACCGGGCCAGAAAGTCACACGCTCGGCAGCTAAGAATCCATACAGTATGCTGCAGTCAGGAGCGG
This region of Zingiber officinale cultivar Zhangliang chromosome 9A, Zo_v1.1, whole genome shotgun sequence genomic DNA includes:
- the LOC122018903 gene encoding CBL-interacting protein kinase 23-like isoform X1, with the translated sequence MASVGRMTRVGKYELGRTLGVGTFAKVKFAKSVETGEGVAIKILDKEKILRHKMVGQIKREISTMKLIRHPNVIRMYEVMASKTKIYIVMEFVTGGELFDKIARNGKLKEDEARKYFQQLINAVDYCHSKGVFHRDLKPENLLLDANGTLKITDFGLSALPQQVHEDGKLYTTCGTPNYVAPEVVKHKGYDGAKADLWSCGVILYILMAGFLPFEDSNLMSLYKKIFKADFSCPPWFSTSAKKLIQRILDPDPLTRITIQQVIENDWFKKDYQPPHFETADINLDDVDDIFNESRELSDMVVERHEEKPVAMNAFELISKSQGFNLGTLFDKQMGHVEREIRFTSKLPADEILSKIESAAKPLGFSVKKHNYKIKLEGEKPGRKGHLAIATEVFEVAPSLHMVELRKSKGDTFEFHKFYETITTGLKDIISKTHVETSGSVRT
- the LOC122018903 gene encoding CBL-interacting protein kinase 23-like isoform X2, whose product is MASVGRMTRVGKYELGRTLGVGTFAKVKFAKSVETGEGVAIKILDKEKILRHKMVGQIKREISTMKLIRHPNVIRMYEVMASKTKIYIVMEFVTGGELFDKIARNGKLKEDEARKYFQQLINAVDYCHSKGVFHRDLKPENLLLDANGTLKITDFGLSALPQQVHEDGKLYTTCGTPNYVAPEVVKHKGYDGAKADLWSCGVILYILMAGFLPFEDSNLMSLYKKIFKADFSCPPWFSTSAKKLIQRILDPDPLTELSDMVVERHEEKPVAMNAFELISKSQGFNLGTLFDKQMGHVEREIRFTSKLPADEILSKIESAAKPLGFSVKKHNYKIKLEGEKPGRKGHLAIATEVFEVAPSLHMVELRKSKGDTFEFHKFYETITTGLKDIISKTHVETSGSVRT